One genomic region from Terriglobus aquaticus encodes:
- a CDS encoding ComF family protein — translation MLAPGECQVCGGGLLDLSRVAVCERCLESVRPETLPCCHLCGERCAVEEIAGAGFGRAADLRCEACSAEAPGFARAFAFGPYSGNLRALIRLHKFEGTQELAVPLGARLATVLRSVAAETEAPVLHVVAVPLFGSRRRYNQSEQMADAALRELRRSGEAGRFLAAHRVLRRVRATESQSHLTPAQRKKNVRGAFAVRGDVIGWTAVVVDDVYTTGATAAECTRTLREAGAANVYVVTLARTQPERVERWGALDLG, via the coding sequence GTGCTGGCACCTGGAGAGTGCCAGGTGTGCGGTGGCGGCTTGCTGGACCTGTCCCGGGTAGCCGTGTGCGAGAGATGCCTGGAGAGCGTGCGACCGGAGACTCTGCCGTGCTGCCATCTGTGCGGCGAACGGTGTGCCGTGGAGGAGATTGCTGGGGCGGGGTTTGGTCGTGCAGCCGACTTGCGGTGTGAGGCCTGCAGCGCCGAGGCGCCGGGATTTGCGCGGGCGTTCGCGTTTGGGCCTTATAGCGGAAACCTGCGCGCGCTGATCCGGCTGCATAAGTTCGAGGGGACGCAGGAACTGGCGGTTCCACTGGGTGCCCGGCTGGCCACGGTGTTGCGGAGCGTTGCCGCGGAGACTGAGGCTCCGGTACTGCATGTTGTTGCTGTGCCGCTGTTTGGATCGCGGCGGCGCTACAACCAGAGCGAACAGATGGCCGACGCGGCACTGCGGGAGCTACGGCGGAGCGGCGAGGCGGGGCGGTTTCTTGCAGCGCACCGAGTCCTGCGGCGCGTGCGCGCGACGGAAAGCCAGAGCCATCTGACCCCGGCACAGCGGAAGAAGAATGTTCGCGGCGCGTTTGCCGTACGTGGCGACGTGATCGGATGGACCGCCGTGGTGGTGGACGACGTGTACACCACCGGTGCTACCGCAGCGGAGTGCACGCGGACGTTGCGGGAGGCGGGCGCCGCCAATGTTTACGTGGTGACGCTGGCTCGAACGCAGCCGGAACGAGTGGAGCGTTGGGGCGCGTTGGACTTGGGTTAG
- a CDS encoding HNH endonuclease, with product MMSSKVRKQKSLAKCHALHAGSARDELGRERQRGATPLQTPVLVLNASYEPINICGARRALVLVLKGIARTEEEQGSTLHAARVKMALPSVIRLLEYRRIPHQTRALSRKNILLRDRNTCQYCGAILSASEMTLDHVLPRSKGGLSTWENLVACCHDCNRRKGNQLLHELTDMQLQREPRPFTLHTSRHIMRMLGSADANWRKYLYFEAE from the coding sequence ATGATGTCGAGCAAAGTGCGCAAGCAGAAGTCGCTGGCAAAGTGCCACGCCCTGCACGCGGGAAGCGCACGGGATGAGCTGGGGCGGGAACGGCAGCGGGGAGCGACGCCGCTGCAGACGCCTGTGTTGGTACTGAATGCGTCGTATGAGCCGATCAATATATGTGGAGCTCGGCGGGCGCTGGTGCTGGTGCTCAAAGGCATTGCCCGCACTGAAGAGGAACAGGGCTCGACGTTGCATGCCGCGCGAGTGAAGATGGCGCTGCCGTCGGTGATCCGATTGCTGGAATACCGGCGGATTCCGCACCAGACGCGGGCTCTGTCGCGCAAGAATATTCTGTTGCGCGACCGCAATACGTGCCAGTACTGTGGGGCGATACTAAGCGCCAGCGAGATGACGCTGGATCACGTGCTGCCGCGATCGAAGGGTGGGCTGTCCACCTGGGAGAACCTAGTGGCGTGCTGCCACGACTGCAACCGGCGCAAGGGAAACCAGTTGCTGCACGAGCTGACGGACATGCAGTTGCAGAGAGAGCCCCGTCCGTTCACGCTGCACACATCGCGGCACATCATGCGTATGCTGGGATCGGCGGATGCGAACTGGAGGAAATACCTGTATTTCGAGGCGGAGTAA
- a CDS encoding 30S ribosomal protein S1: MPTSETAENHAENTDHTAHVAEANGPVTDAVDNAPVGANHLVTPEPTAVDSINAGPDDIDYDAADFAAALESFDREQAEDKAAAASAMEEDKVVTGTVIKITDKHVVVDIGLKSEGLIPKEQVVDHTGEPKLAVGDAVEVVVEREESEGGYLVSYEKAQRHRLWDQLEKAAIEKTPVTGTVLSRVKGGLTVDIGVKAFLPGSQVEIRPVRNLDTYLGQPLDVRVIKLNKKRGNVVVSRKEILEEEQNARKSVTLETLEEGTILTGTVKNLTDYGAFVDLGGLDGLLHITDMSWGRLTHPRDLVQVGDEIQVKVLKFDKDKQRVSLGFKQLTPDPWLDAIERYPIGAQVKGRVLSVTDYGAFVELEQGIEGLVHVSEMTWSKRMKHPSKMVKPGDEVDTIILAVNPNDRRISLGMKQLQDNPWEQLENKYPIGATVEGRVRNLTDFGAFIEIEDGIDGLVHVSNLSWTKRVKHPSEVLKKGEKVRAVVLGVEPENRRLSLGVKQLEPDVWDTFFAQHRTGDVVKGKVLRTAQFGAFVELAEGVEGLCHVSEAVDEFGKQVNLEVGSEHEFKIVKMSPEEKKVGLSLRGIGEEASREEVESYKQPSSDRNSSSNSSSSTTLGDLINWKRSER, translated from the coding sequence ATGCCGACCTCTGAAACCGCAGAAAATCACGCGGAAAACACCGACCACACGGCCCACGTCGCCGAAGCCAATGGCCCCGTGACGGACGCCGTGGACAACGCCCCCGTGGGCGCAAACCACCTCGTCACGCCAGAGCCGACCGCTGTGGACTCGATCAACGCTGGTCCCGACGACATCGACTATGACGCCGCTGACTTCGCTGCCGCCCTCGAGTCGTTTGACCGCGAGCAGGCCGAAGACAAGGCTGCCGCCGCTTCCGCCATGGAAGAGGACAAGGTCGTCACCGGTACCGTGATCAAGATCACCGACAAGCACGTGGTGGTCGACATCGGTCTGAAGAGCGAAGGCCTGATCCCCAAAGAGCAGGTTGTCGACCACACTGGCGAGCCCAAGCTTGCCGTGGGCGATGCCGTCGAAGTCGTTGTGGAGCGCGAGGAGTCCGAAGGCGGCTATCTCGTCTCCTACGAAAAGGCGCAGCGCCACCGCCTGTGGGACCAGCTTGAGAAGGCTGCCATCGAGAAGACCCCGGTCACCGGCACCGTCCTCTCCCGCGTCAAGGGCGGCCTCACCGTCGACATCGGCGTCAAGGCGTTCCTGCCGGGCTCGCAGGTCGAGATCCGTCCGGTCCGCAACCTCGACACTTACCTTGGCCAGCCGCTCGACGTCCGCGTCATCAAGCTGAACAAGAAGCGCGGCAACGTCGTCGTCTCCCGCAAGGAAATCCTTGAGGAAGAGCAGAACGCCCGCAAGTCCGTCACGCTCGAGACGCTGGAAGAGGGAACCATCCTCACCGGCACCGTCAAGAACCTGACCGACTACGGCGCGTTCGTCGACCTCGGCGGCCTCGACGGCCTGCTCCACATCACCGACATGAGCTGGGGTCGTCTGACCCACCCGCGCGACCTCGTCCAGGTCGGCGATGAGATCCAGGTCAAGGTTCTCAAGTTCGACAAGGATAAGCAGCGCGTTTCGCTCGGCTTCAAACAGCTCACGCCTGACCCGTGGCTCGACGCCATCGAGCGTTACCCCATCGGCGCCCAGGTCAAGGGCCGCGTTCTCTCCGTCACCGATTACGGCGCGTTCGTTGAGCTCGAGCAGGGCATCGAAGGTCTCGTCCACGTCTCGGAGATGACCTGGTCCAAGCGGATGAAGCACCCGTCGAAGATGGTCAAGCCCGGCGACGAGGTCGACACCATCATCCTCGCGGTGAACCCGAACGACCGCCGCATCTCGCTCGGCATGAAGCAGCTCCAGGACAACCCCTGGGAGCAGCTTGAGAACAAGTACCCCATCGGCGCAACCGTTGAGGGTCGCGTTCGCAACCTGACCGACTTCGGCGCCTTCATCGAGATCGAAGACGGCATCGACGGCCTCGTCCACGTCTCGAACCTGAGCTGGACCAAGCGCGTCAAGCACCCGTCGGAAGTCCTGAAGAAGGGCGAAAAGGTTCGCGCTGTCGTTCTCGGCGTCGAGCCGGAGAACCGTCGCCTGTCGCTCGGCGTCAAGCAGCTCGAGCCCGATGTCTGGGACACCTTCTTCGCGCAGCACCGCACCGGCGACGTCGTCAAGGGCAAGGTGCTCCGTACCGCGCAGTTTGGCGCCTTTGTCGAACTCGCCGAGGGTGTTGAGGGTCTCTGCCACGTGTCCGAAGCGGTCGACGAGTTCGGCAAGCAGGTCAACCTCGAGGTTGGCTCTGAGCACGAGTTCAAGATCGTGAAGATGAGCCCCGAAGAGAAGAAGGTCGGTCTCAGCCTTCGTGGTATCGGCGAAGAAGCCAGCCGCGAAGAGGTCGAGAGCTACAAGCAGCCCTCGAGCGACCGCAACTCTTCCTCGAACTCCTCTTCCTCGACCACCCTGGGCGATCTCATTAACTGGAAGCGCTCGGAGCGGTAA
- a CDS encoding HIT family protein has product MDQLWTPWRYAYTTGQGTSARKGVPAELTDFPDDHGSVFLNLIGAVQWAERSGRMSRVAAERAGNVLLQAEWNFVCLNAFPYTSGHLMVVPYERVASLAALPAEAAAEMMSLARRMETALRSVYRPDGINLGMNLGEAAGAGVADHLHLHMLPRWVGDTNFMTVVGETRVLPEVLADTWARLRKALGEAVE; this is encoded by the coding sequence ATGGATCAACTTTGGACTCCCTGGCGGTACGCCTACACAACGGGACAGGGCACCTCGGCGCGGAAGGGCGTACCGGCGGAGCTGACGGATTTTCCGGATGACCACGGGTCGGTGTTTCTGAACCTGATCGGGGCCGTGCAGTGGGCAGAACGGAGCGGCAGGATGAGTCGGGTCGCGGCCGAGCGCGCCGGAAATGTGCTGCTGCAGGCCGAGTGGAACTTTGTCTGCCTGAATGCATTTCCCTACACCAGCGGACACCTGATGGTGGTGCCGTACGAGCGGGTGGCGTCACTGGCTGCGTTGCCGGCGGAAGCAGCAGCCGAAATGATGAGCCTGGCGCGGCGGATGGAGACCGCTCTGCGGTCGGTCTACCGGCCGGATGGAATCAACCTGGGGATGAACCTGGGAGAGGCGGCCGGAGCGGGCGTGGCGGATCACCTGCACCTACATATGTTGCCGCGGTGGGTTGGGGATACGAACTTCATGACGGTGGTCGGCGAAACGCGTGTGCTTCCGGAGGTGTTGGCCGATACCTGGGCCAGGCTGCGGAAGGCGCTGGGAGAAGCTGTGGAGTAG
- a CDS encoding DUF4097 family beta strand repeat-containing protein, producing MSTPPNTPPPSNPGGPTGPFPPGDPRNQPYTQPFSTDPRVRREQERAWAQAQKDQARAQREQAKAWTQYQREASRQQVRAAKQQARLATEAQRAQLRAYRRSNRAQSIIGPLLLIGIAVVALMVYSGHIALSLLLSWFARWWPLVLIAAGVLRLVEWGIARATTRNRGVPMRFAVGGSTVWLLILISLFGLAAQGGLHRVGDNWTLGFTGETLNQIFGSKHEEDAAAVTHSIAANGTLEIHNDHGDVTVDGTSDDGLIHLSEHKEVFANTDDRAASMLSDLTPQFTGTDSELVLRIASSDHSSAALSLTVPRGVHIVLNSNHGDAAVHSFHAPVAINANRGDVDVAAITGDVQVRCNARHGSVQIHSVQGAIQLSGSGDEVNLNDINGTVNVNGQFFGSGHLQHVSGPVTYNAGRINFAAQRVDGEVSFDSDDEFTARGASGPLAVHTRSRNITLDRVTGDLQVTNSSGSVDITAVAPVGAINVDNRDGDVTLSLPASAHFTLAAETSDGTVENNFPNSGTTTNTSANSSRRGTLSAAVGSGGPAIHLMTTHGNIALERNGQVPMAPMAPVSPVPPVPPMSALANLPPDARQSLKDAQKEIADAQKEASRAKDEALKEAAQARADALKEAAQARAEGQRQAEQARAEADRTRQEALRDAAQARKEAEQERQQAQREAERAREEAQREGARARQEAERARRQSTPAPQTPPQ from the coding sequence ATGTCGACCCCTCCCAACACTCCACCGCCCTCGAACCCCGGCGGTCCCACCGGTCCCTTCCCGCCCGGCGACCCGCGTAACCAGCCCTACACCCAGCCCTTCTCGACGGATCCCCGCGTCCGCCGCGAGCAGGAGCGTGCCTGGGCGCAGGCACAGAAAGACCAGGCCCGCGCCCAGCGCGAACAGGCCAAGGCGTGGACGCAGTACCAGCGCGAAGCGTCCCGCCAGCAGGTCCGCGCCGCCAAGCAGCAGGCCCGCTTGGCTACTGAGGCACAGCGCGCCCAGCTTCGCGCCTACCGCCGCAGCAACCGTGCCCAGTCGATCATCGGGCCGCTGCTGCTCATCGGCATCGCTGTCGTCGCACTCATGGTCTACAGCGGGCACATCGCCTTGTCTCTCCTGCTGAGCTGGTTTGCGCGCTGGTGGCCTCTGGTCCTCATCGCTGCCGGCGTTCTCCGGCTGGTGGAGTGGGGCATCGCCCGCGCGACGACCAGGAATCGCGGGGTTCCCATGCGCTTCGCCGTCGGTGGCAGCACGGTATGGCTGCTGATCCTGATCTCGCTCTTCGGCCTCGCTGCCCAGGGCGGCTTGCACCGCGTCGGCGACAACTGGACCCTGGGCTTCACGGGCGAAACCCTGAACCAGATCTTCGGCTCCAAGCATGAAGAAGACGCCGCGGCCGTCACCCACAGCATCGCCGCCAACGGCACGCTTGAGATCCACAACGACCACGGCGACGTCACCGTCGACGGCACCAGCGATGACGGCCTGATTCACCTGTCTGAGCACAAGGAAGTTTTCGCCAACACCGACGACCGGGCGGCCAGCATGCTGTCCGATCTCACGCCCCAGTTCACCGGCACTGACTCGGAGCTGGTCCTTCGCATCGCCAGTTCCGACCACAGCTCCGCCGCACTCAGCCTGACTGTGCCGCGCGGCGTCCACATCGTTCTCAACTCCAACCACGGCGACGCCGCCGTACACAGCTTCCACGCTCCGGTCGCCATCAACGCCAACCGCGGCGATGTCGACGTGGCGGCAATCACAGGCGACGTGCAGGTCCGCTGCAACGCTCGCCATGGCTCCGTGCAGATCCATAGCGTTCAGGGCGCCATTCAACTCTCCGGCAGCGGCGACGAGGTCAACCTCAACGACATCAACGGCACCGTCAACGTCAATGGGCAGTTCTTCGGGAGCGGTCACCTGCAGCACGTCTCCGGCCCCGTCACCTACAACGCCGGCCGCATCAACTTCGCCGCGCAACGCGTCGACGGCGAGGTCTCCTTCGACTCCGACGATGAGTTCACCGCCCGCGGAGCCAGCGGCCCTCTCGCCGTTCACACTCGCAGCCGCAACATCACGTTGGATCGAGTCACCGGCGACCTGCAGGTGACCAACAGCAGCGGCAGCGTCGACATCACGGCCGTTGCCCCGGTCGGTGCCATCAACGTGGACAATCGCGATGGCGACGTCACCCTGTCGCTACCCGCTTCCGCCCACTTCACCCTTGCCGCCGAGACCAGCGACGGCACCGTGGAGAACAACTTCCCCAACAGCGGGACGACGACAAACACCTCTGCGAACTCTTCGCGCCGTGGCACTCTTTCCGCCGCGGTCGGCTCGGGTGGACCGGCAATTCACCTCATGACGACGCACGGCAACATCGCGCTGGAGCGCAACGGCCAGGTTCCGATGGCGCCCATGGCGCCGGTCTCGCCAGTGCCGCCGGTTCCGCCCATGTCTGCCCTCGCAAATCTGCCGCCCGACGCTCGCCAGAGCCTGAAGGACGCGCAGAAGGAGATCGCCGACGCGCAAAAGGAAGCTAGCCGCGCAAAGGACGAAGCCCTGAAGGAAGCCGCACAGGCTCGTGCTGACGCTCTGAAGGAAGCCGCGCAGGCCCGCGCGGAGGGCCAGCGTCAGGCCGAACAGGCTCGCGCCGAAGCCGACCGCACACGCCAGGAGGCCCTTCGCGACGCAGCACAGGCCCGCAAGGAGGCCGAGCAGGAGCGCCAGCAGGCACAGCGTGAGGCCGAACGCGCCAGGGAGGAGGCGCAGCGGGAAGGAGCGAGGGCGCGGCAGGAGGCCGAACGAGCACGTCGGCAGTCCACACCCGCTCCGCAGACACCACCGCAATAA
- a CDS encoding anti-sigma factor encodes MNDDMLHPATARVPSSRLTCAQCERMIQDAIDGALLPDDQTQFDLHLAGCPGCSRVYADALEGLSFLEDLKSDPPEPSSLLLTRILAQTSGNPEVALPIRRGETILVGLPRNDYPAGHLATVLPFRQPERRKWHQRIVHAAMQPRFAMTAAMAFFSIALTMNLLGISPRDFRFSSLSPTSINHSFWAGKARVVRYYDNLRIVYELESRVNEMRQADDDRNAGKPAPAPAKQDPQPDPGAGNKSHSRLHAPRPQPEPREPLRPSAMLLPVQSLLPAASAAGNRGEGARV; translated from the coding sequence ATGAACGACGACATGCTCCATCCCGCGACCGCCCGCGTTCCCAGCAGCAGGCTCACCTGCGCGCAGTGCGAGCGCATGATCCAGGACGCCATCGACGGCGCCCTCCTGCCCGACGATCAGACCCAGTTCGATCTCCACCTGGCCGGCTGCCCCGGTTGCTCCCGCGTCTACGCGGACGCACTCGAAGGCCTCAGCTTTCTTGAGGACCTCAAGTCCGACCCGCCCGAGCCGTCCTCGCTTCTGCTCACCCGCATCCTGGCGCAAACCTCCGGCAATCCAGAGGTCGCCCTTCCCATTCGCCGCGGCGAAACCATCCTCGTCGGGCTTCCGCGCAACGACTACCCCGCCGGCCACCTGGCAACCGTGCTCCCGTTCCGGCAGCCGGAACGCCGTAAGTGGCACCAGCGCATCGTGCACGCAGCCATGCAGCCGCGCTTTGCCATGACAGCCGCCATGGCGTTCTTCTCCATCGCGCTCACCATGAACCTGCTCGGCATCTCGCCGCGCGACTTCCGCTTCAGCAGCCTTTCGCCAACCAGCATCAATCACAGCTTCTGGGCCGGCAAGGCGCGCGTAGTCCGCTACTACGACAATCTCCGCATCGTCTACGAGCTCGAATCCCGCGTCAACGAGATGCGGCAGGCCGATGACGATCGCAACGCCGGCAAGCCCGCTCCAGCCCCGGCGAAGCAGGATCCGCAGCCCGATCCAGGTGCCGGCAACAAGTCGCACTCTCGCCTCCACGCGCCCCGTCCTCAACCAGAGCCCCGTGAACCGCTTCGGCCCTCGGCCATGCTCCTTCCTGTTCAGTCCCTGCTTCCAGCGGCGTCCGCAGCCGGCAATCGCGGAGAAGGAGCTCGCGTATGA
- a CDS encoding RNA polymerase sigma factor codes for MATLPISLPPFAPVPTLWPATPAVPSQPSRRPARPAPAPSGGPPVPHRVTLEKSQAESVVSFVQDPTSGEPDRVASHPAKSAASLDPARAAEQEQLRELALACISGDAGAWQQLVRLQHRRIYGICYRFTGSQTDAEDLTQDVFIKLYRSLSSFDPSKGAFQTWIVTLTRNLLVDHFRRTRQDRATDSLDVSLGDEGDGPTRADQLADNRVDQFETVARRQMRARIQVALKQISPELREAVILRDLEDLDYKEIAQVLRVPEGTVKSRISRGRAELARILQREGVTRSAATGGAAQ; via the coding sequence ATGGCTACCCTGCCCATCTCGCTTCCACCGTTCGCCCCCGTGCCGACGCTCTGGCCCGCGACCCCGGCGGTGCCATCGCAGCCCTCCAGGCGTCCCGCTCGGCCAGCTCCGGCTCCGTCCGGCGGCCCACCGGTTCCGCACCGCGTTACACTCGAAAAATCCCAAGCCGAGTCCGTCGTGAGCTTTGTGCAAGACCCCACCTCCGGTGAGCCCGACCGTGTCGCGTCCCACCCTGCGAAATCCGCTGCCTCACTGGACCCTGCTCGCGCCGCGGAGCAGGAACAGCTTCGGGAACTCGCCCTGGCCTGCATCTCAGGCGATGCCGGTGCCTGGCAGCAATTGGTGCGCCTGCAGCACCGCCGCATCTACGGCATCTGCTATCGCTTCACCGGCTCCCAGACCGACGCCGAAGACCTGACCCAGGACGTCTTCATCAAGCTCTATCGCTCGCTGTCGAGCTTTGACCCGTCCAAGGGCGCCTTCCAGACCTGGATCGTCACGCTCACCCGCAACCTGCTGGTCGACCACTTCCGCCGCACCCGCCAGGACCGCGCCACCGACTCGCTCGACGTCAGCCTGGGCGACGAGGGCGACGGCCCCACCCGCGCCGACCAGCTCGCCGACAACCGCGTCGACCAGTTCGAAACCGTTGCCCGCCGCCAGATGCGTGCACGCATCCAGGTCGCGCTCAAGCAGATCTCGCCCGAACTTCGCGAGGCGGTCATCCTCCGCGATCTGGAAGATCTGGATTACAAAGAGATCGCCCAGGTTCTGCGCGTTCCGGAGGGTACAGTGAAAAGCCGTATCAGCCGCGGCCGTGCCGAGCTCGCCCGTATTCTGCAGCGCGAAGGCGTCACCCGCTCCGCTGCCACTGGAGGTGCCGCCCAATGA
- a CDS encoding SGNH/GDSL hydrolase family protein, whose product MCAQKYGWLGTWTTANMPMGETERAKLHLGQETVTVRQVVHLSQGGKMARVTFTNEFGTAPLEISSAHVAFLAAGSKILVNTDKPLLFHGQAGVTIPAGGFAASDAVTQVTPAYGEMVITMVLPAQAIPVVTQHSLGLTATYIVPGERVSDEQFAPPSTPPPGLTAPDVTAPVQQADRKATPIVKQVGPSAATTQGDAAGSPTIVSSYLFLKDVEVDAGKKSKAVVCFGDSITDGMGSTPETDRRYPDQFSGLLSATKHEVNVAVLNAGISGNRLLQDGAGPKASDRFDRDVLSQAGVTHVIVLEGINDIGHGGVTAQQVIDALTALAQRAHAKGLKIFGGTLTPYEGAKYYTPEGEAIRQQVNAFVRANTAFDGVIDFDKATQDPQHPTQFLPKNDHGDHLHPSDLGYTAMASAINVKWFRKK is encoded by the coding sequence ATGTGTGCCCAGAAATACGGCTGGTTGGGAACCTGGACGACGGCAAACATGCCAATGGGTGAGACAGAGCGGGCGAAGCTGCACCTGGGGCAGGAGACGGTCACGGTGCGGCAGGTGGTTCACCTGAGCCAGGGCGGGAAGATGGCACGGGTGACGTTTACGAATGAGTTCGGGACGGCACCGCTCGAGATTTCGTCGGCGCACGTGGCGTTCCTGGCGGCGGGATCGAAGATCCTGGTCAATACGGATAAGCCGCTGCTGTTCCACGGGCAGGCTGGTGTGACGATTCCGGCGGGCGGTTTTGCGGCGAGCGACGCCGTGACGCAGGTGACGCCAGCGTACGGCGAGATGGTCATCACGATGGTGCTGCCGGCGCAGGCCATTCCTGTGGTGACGCAGCACAGCCTCGGCCTGACGGCGACCTACATCGTGCCGGGCGAACGGGTGAGCGACGAGCAGTTTGCGCCGCCGAGCACGCCTCCGCCGGGGCTGACGGCGCCGGATGTGACGGCGCCCGTTCAGCAGGCGGATCGAAAGGCAACGCCGATTGTGAAACAGGTTGGGCCCTCCGCTGCCACGACCCAGGGTGATGCGGCGGGATCGCCGACCATCGTGAGCTCGTATCTGTTTCTGAAGGACGTGGAGGTAGACGCCGGGAAGAAGTCGAAGGCGGTGGTCTGCTTTGGCGATTCGATCACGGACGGGATGGGGTCGACACCGGAAACGGACCGCCGTTACCCGGACCAGTTCAGCGGATTGCTGAGCGCGACCAAGCACGAGGTCAATGTGGCCGTGCTGAACGCGGGCATCAGCGGCAACCGGCTGTTGCAGGACGGCGCCGGGCCAAAGGCGAGCGACCGGTTTGACCGCGACGTGCTGAGCCAGGCCGGGGTGACCCACGTGATTGTGCTGGAAGGGATCAACGATATTGGGCACGGCGGCGTGACGGCGCAGCAGGTGATCGATGCCCTGACAGCGCTGGCCCAGCGCGCCCATGCCAAGGGGCTGAAGATTTTCGGTGGGACACTGACGCCGTACGAAGGGGCGAAGTACTACACGCCCGAGGGCGAAGCGATCCGGCAGCAGGTGAATGCGTTTGTGCGGGCGAACACCGCTTTCGACGGCGTGATCGACTTCGACAAGGCGACGCAGGACCCGCAGCACCCAACGCAGTTCCTGCCCAAGAATGACCATGGCGATCACCTGCACCCGAGCGATCTGGGTTACACGGCGATGGCGTCGGCGATCAACGTGAAGTGGTTCCGAAAGAAGTAG
- a CDS encoding MATE family efflux transporter, producing the protein MSGSQDTSRKPWGTGGFLSRLGGEIRPTLKIGGPLALGELGWMSTYIVDALMIGRLPHSALAIAASSLGNTIYYAIVFFVIYLLNGMEAMVPQAVGRGDRGEGVRLLGQSFWIVLIGTPVVMGATMASLLLLPHFGTPPEVVAEARTYLNALIWSTGPLLAYMALRRYLQGISRVLLVSVSLITAGVVNWAGDWAFLFGHLGLRPMGVAGSGWGTCVVRVWMLLLLVVGVAHALRHEGLRFEWSMLRPDWSRLRPMLKIGLPSGIDFSLDLLQATALGVLAAKLGTTLLAANQVVLDLTAFLYMVPTGLSYAAIIRVGQGYGRMELRQIRRSITTVVALSAGFTLLVAIPYVGWSRVWAGMYTNDSAVAAAAAPLFLFCAVGLLADSIAVSYAGALTGLSDTRSPLVANLIGNWVLGVPTAWWLGVHMGFGLRGIWFGRIVGSTVPVLIQSLAWNYHMRKLARTSEPAKLPIMIPSPAK; encoded by the coding sequence GTGTCCGGCTCGCAGGACACATCGAGAAAGCCCTGGGGCACCGGAGGCTTTCTTTCGCGTTTGGGCGGAGAGATTCGGCCAACGCTGAAGATCGGCGGGCCGCTCGCACTTGGAGAGCTGGGCTGGATGTCGACCTATATCGTCGACGCCCTGATGATTGGCAGGCTGCCGCACTCGGCGCTGGCGATTGCGGCGAGCTCGCTGGGAAACACGATCTACTACGCGATCGTCTTCTTCGTGATCTACCTGTTGAACGGCATGGAAGCGATGGTGCCGCAGGCTGTGGGCCGGGGAGATCGCGGAGAAGGTGTGCGGCTGCTGGGGCAGTCGTTCTGGATTGTGCTGATTGGCACGCCGGTGGTGATGGGAGCGACGATGGCTTCCCTGCTGCTGCTGCCGCACTTCGGAACACCTCCTGAGGTTGTGGCGGAGGCGCGGACATATCTGAACGCGCTGATCTGGTCGACAGGTCCATTGCTGGCTTACATGGCGCTGCGCCGGTACCTGCAGGGCATTAGCCGGGTGTTGCTGGTAAGTGTGAGCCTGATCACGGCTGGCGTGGTGAACTGGGCCGGCGATTGGGCCTTTTTGTTCGGCCACCTGGGTCTACGGCCGATGGGAGTGGCTGGTTCCGGCTGGGGCACCTGCGTGGTCCGCGTGTGGATGCTGCTGCTGCTGGTGGTGGGGGTTGCGCACGCGTTGCGGCACGAAGGCTTGCGCTTCGAGTGGTCGATGTTGCGGCCGGATTGGTCGCGGTTGCGGCCGATGCTGAAGATCGGTTTGCCGAGCGGCATTGATTTTTCGCTGGACCTGTTGCAGGCGACGGCGCTGGGTGTGCTGGCCGCGAAGCTGGGAACGACCCTGCTGGCGGCCAACCAGGTGGTGCTGGACCTGACCGCATTTCTGTATATGGTGCCAACCGGTTTGAGCTATGCGGCGATCATTCGCGTGGGCCAGGGCTATGGGCGAATGGAGCTTCGGCAGATTCGGCGGTCCATTACGACAGTGGTGGCGCTGAGCGCAGGATTCACCCTGCTGGTAGCGATCCCGTATGTGGGCTGGAGCCGTGTGTGGGCCGGCATGTACACGAATGATTCCGCGGTGGCAGCGGCCGCGGCGCCCCTGTTCCTTTTTTGCGCGGTGGGATTGCTGGCGGACTCGATCGCGGTGAGTTATGCCGGTGCGCTGACCGGGTTGAGTGACACGCGATCGCCGCTGGTTGCGAACCTGATCGGCAACTGGGTGTTGGGCGTTCCAACGGCGTGGTGGCTCGGCGTTCACATGGGGTTTGGTTTGCGTGGCATCTGGTTCGGACGCATTGTTGGATCCACGGTTCCCGTACTGATTCAGAGCCTGGCGTGGAACTATCACATGCGAAAGCTGGCGCGGACGAGCGAACCGGCAAAGCTGCCGATTATGATTCCTTCCCCGGCGAAGTAA